A stretch of Mobula birostris isolate sMobBir1 chromosome 2, sMobBir1.hap1, whole genome shotgun sequence DNA encodes these proteins:
- the LOC140208690 gene encoding transcription factor HES-5-like, translating to MTPANAAAVITGEYSEEKFIAKQKSKIMKITIEKRRRDRINSSINQLKTLLGREFQTEEPNMKLEKADILKMTVNYLKYHNQQFRVSCRTSGSERDYNEGYSRCLQEALRFFSTQEGKSDIQKKLVTRFQRTQPQCSAKARPYGVYLPLTASCQSGTEQSVQTNTAALWRPW from the exons ATGACTCCCGCCAATGCTGCTGCTGTTATTACCGGGGAATACTCGGAAGAAAAGTTCATAGCTAAACAGAAAAGCAAA attatgaagataaCAATAGAGAAAAGGCGCCGAGATCGGATAAACAGTAGCATCAACCAACTGAAGACTTTACTGGGAAGGGAGTTTCAAACAGAAGAACCGAACATGAAACTGGAGAAAGCAGACATCCTGAAAATGACGGTGAATTACCTGAAGTATCACAACCAGCAGTTCAGAG TAAGCTGCCGGACCAGCGGCTCGGAGCGTGACTATAACGAAGGATACTCCCGGTGTTTACAGGAGGCTCTGCGTTTTTTCTCCACACAAGAAGGCAAAAGTGACATCCAGAAAAAGCTGGTGACGCGCTTCCAAAGAACACAGCCACAGTGTTCGGCCAAGGCTCGGCCTTACGGCGTATACCTTCCCTTGACGGCTTCTTGTCAGAGTGGCACGGAGCAGTCAGTCCAGACCAACACTGCGGCTCTCTGGAGACCCTGGTAG